Proteins encoded within one genomic window of Bemisia tabaci chromosome 2, PGI_BMITA_v3:
- the LOC109041807 gene encoding uncharacterized protein, whose amino-acid sequence MSRAVLSPTQTSTQEDVVGVVDAEAAVVVVAVVVGEDGAVGAVGEAADAAGVGVDVGLGAGVGVDVVVAANPSIIRLKTSSLQKAPVRMDHAIGYEHHLKNMTPRQNFK is encoded by the exons ATGTCCAG AGCTGTGCTGTCTCCAACGCAAACGTCAACGCAGGAGGATGTGGTGGGTGTGGTGGATGCGGAGGCTGCGGTTGTGGTTGTGGCTGTGGTGGTTGGGGAGGATGGGGCGGTTGGGGCGGTTGGGGAGGCTGCGGATGCGGCTGGGGTAGGTGTGGATGTGGGCCTTGGGGCTGGGGTTGGGGTAGATGTGGTTGTTGCTGCTAACCCATCGATCATCCGGCTGAAAACTTCATCACTTCAAAAAGCTCCGGTTCGAATGGACCACGCAATAGGTTATGAACATCACCTCAAAAATATGACTCctcgtcaaaat